A DNA window from Hydrogenophaga taeniospiralis contains the following coding sequences:
- a CDS encoding ABC transporter permease subunit, producing the protein MNFKEFWRAFSQNKGAVAGLVFMSIVGLLAIFAPWVAPHDPIEQYREHFLQGPVWAGGTSQFLLGTDELGRDLFSRLIHGARLSLLVGLVSVVLAMIPGVILGLVAAFAGKWVDAAIMRAMDIVMALPSLLMAVAIMAILGPGLLNAMIAIALVSLPAYVRLVRASAIGELQRDYVTAARLSGARTLRLMFVTVLPNCTAPLIVHATMSFSAAILEIAALGFLGLGVQPPLPEWGTMLASARDYIESAWWVVTLPGLTILWSVLAINLVGDGLRDALDPKLKSAT; encoded by the coding sequence ATGAACTTCAAGGAATTCTGGCGAGCCTTCTCGCAAAACAAAGGCGCCGTGGCCGGCCTGGTGTTCATGTCCATCGTGGGCCTGTTGGCGATCTTCGCGCCTTGGGTCGCGCCGCACGACCCGATCGAACAATACCGTGAGCACTTCCTGCAGGGCCCGGTCTGGGCCGGTGGCACCAGTCAGTTCCTGCTGGGGACCGACGAGCTCGGTCGTGACCTGTTTTCGCGCCTGATCCACGGCGCACGGCTCTCGCTGCTGGTGGGCCTGGTGTCGGTGGTGCTGGCGATGATTCCGGGCGTGATCCTGGGGCTGGTGGCGGCGTTCGCCGGCAAGTGGGTGGACGCCGCCATCATGCGCGCCATGGACATCGTGATGGCCTTGCCCTCGCTGCTGATGGCGGTGGCCATCATGGCCATCCTCGGCCCGGGCCTGCTCAACGCCATGATCGCCATCGCGCTGGTGTCGCTGCCAGCCTATGTGCGGCTGGTGCGCGCCTCAGCCATCGGCGAGCTGCAGCGCGACTACGTGACCGCTGCGCGCCTGTCGGGCGCGCGCACGCTGCGGCTCATGTTCGTGACCGTGCTGCCCAACTGCACGGCGCCGCTGATCGTGCACGCCACCATGAGCTTTTCCGCCGCCATCCTCGAGATCGCGGCGCTGGGCTTCCTGGGGCTGGGTGTGCAGCCGCCGCTGCCCGAGTGGGGCACCATGCTCGCCTCGGCGCGCGACTACATCGAGAGTGCCTGGTGGGTGGTGACGCTGCCGGGCCTGACCATTCTGTGGTCGGTGCTGGCGATCAACCTGGTCGGCGACGGGCTGCGCGACGCGCTCGACCCGAAGCTCAAGTCAGCAACATGA
- a CDS encoding ABC transporter ATP-binding protein, with translation MSLLDIQNLRVEFGAKGRAFRAVDGLDLQLDQGQVLGIVGESGSGKSVAMMAVMGLLAGQGHVGADRLRFDGKDLQTISDRQRRKILGKDMAMIFQDPMTSLNPSFTVGFQIEEVLREHMGLRGAAAKARAIELLQMVEIPGAAHRLESYPHQFSGGMAQRVMIAMAIACNPKLLIADEPTTALDVTIQAQIMELLVQLQRAHNMALILITHDLAVVAEVAQRVAVMYAGQEVEQGAVDRLFTAPAHPYTHALLSSVPEHSRGARRLHTLPGIVPGQFDRPTGCLLSPRCPKAQDRCHIERPELLAQGGGLVRCFYPMTAQETL, from the coding sequence ATGAGTCTTCTTGACATTCAAAACCTGCGCGTCGAATTCGGCGCCAAGGGCCGTGCCTTTCGTGCGGTGGACGGGCTGGACCTGCAGCTGGACCAGGGCCAGGTGCTGGGCATCGTGGGCGAGTCGGGTTCGGGCAAGTCGGTCGCGATGATGGCCGTCATGGGTCTGCTGGCCGGGCAGGGCCACGTCGGCGCCGATCGCCTGCGGTTCGACGGCAAAGACCTGCAGACCATTTCAGACCGCCAGCGCCGCAAGATCCTGGGCAAGGACATGGCCATGATCTTCCAGGACCCCATGACCTCGCTCAACCCGAGCTTCACCGTGGGCTTCCAGATCGAGGAGGTGTTGCGCGAACACATGGGCCTGCGCGGTGCGGCCGCCAAGGCGCGCGCCATCGAGCTGCTGCAGATGGTGGAAATCCCCGGGGCCGCGCACCGGCTGGAGAGCTACCCGCACCAGTTTTCGGGCGGCATGGCGCAGCGCGTGATGATCGCGATGGCGATCGCCTGCAACCCCAAGCTGCTGATCGCCGACGAGCCCACCACCGCGCTGGACGTGACCATCCAGGCCCAGATCATGGAGTTGCTGGTGCAGCTGCAGCGGGCGCACAACATGGCCCTGATCCTCATCACGCACGACCTGGCCGTGGTGGCCGAGGTGGCGCAACGCGTCGCGGTCATGTACGCGGGCCAGGAGGTGGAGCAAGGCGCCGTGGACCGCCTGTTCACCGCACCGGCACACCCCTACACCCACGCGCTGCTCAGCAGCGTGCCCGAGCACAGCCGTGGCGCGCGTCGCCTGCACACCCTGCCCGGCATCGTGCCCGGCCAGTTCGACCGGCCCACCGGTTGCCTGCTCTCGCCGCGTTGCCCCAAGGCCCAGGACCGCTGCCACATCGAGCGCCCCGAGCTGCTGGCGCAGGGCGGTGGTCTGGTGCGCTGCTTCTACCCCATGACGGCGCAGGAGACGCTATGA
- a CDS encoding ABC transporter transmembrane domain-containing protein — MSAATPTERPKSTTPTSLGGLRPFMRPYRLQIALAVVFLILAAVATLLFPLALRHLIDGGLVSLDRGAQTMGLRGHFLQLFGVAVLLGLSSALRFYFVSWLGDRITADLRNAVYSHVLRQSPQFFETTQTGEVLSRLTTDTTLVQTVVGSSLSMGLRNLVTGLGALVMLIWTNPYVMTQVLLILLLVVLPSMWFGRRVRKLSRASQDRVADSSAIAAEVLNAIPIVQSYTAEDREARRFADATEHAFSTAVRRSRARSGLVAFIIISTAALLLWGLYQGTQAVIAGDISAGHLGQTVVYIIILAGAVAVLGEVYGDLLRAAGASERLMELLSLESPVQSPAQPVAAAQPQGGSALVFDRLTFHYPSRPAQAALADFSLAVKPGQTVALVGPSGAGKSTVFGLLLRYYDPASGRIALDGVPIDQLSLHELRSRIGIVPQDPVIFSTSALENIRYGKPGANDDEVRAAAHAAFADEFISKLPEGYDTFLGERGVRLSGGQRQRIAIARAMLKNPPLLLLDEATSALDAQSERMVQAALESAMKDRTTLVIAHRLATVQQADHIVVLDHGRLVEQGTHTALVAHGGVYAGLAALQFNA; from the coding sequence ATGAGTGCCGCCACCCCGACCGAACGCCCCAAGTCCACCACCCCCACCTCGCTCGGCGGCCTGCGGCCGTTCATGCGGCCCTACCGGCTGCAGATCGCGCTGGCCGTGGTGTTCCTCATCCTGGCCGCGGTGGCCACGCTGCTGTTTCCGCTGGCGCTGCGCCACCTCATCGACGGCGGCCTGGTCTCGCTGGACCGAGGCGCGCAGACCATGGGCCTGCGCGGGCACTTCCTGCAGCTCTTTGGCGTGGCAGTGCTGCTGGGCCTGTCGTCGGCGCTGCGCTTCTATTTCGTGAGCTGGCTGGGCGACCGCATCACCGCCGATCTGCGCAACGCGGTCTACAGCCATGTGCTGCGCCAGAGCCCGCAGTTTTTCGAGACCACCCAGACCGGCGAGGTGCTCTCGCGCCTGACCACCGACACCACCCTGGTGCAGACGGTCGTGGGCTCTTCGCTCTCCATGGGCTTGCGCAACCTGGTCACCGGCCTGGGCGCGCTGGTGATGCTGATCTGGACCAACCCCTACGTGATGACGCAGGTGCTGCTGATCCTGCTGCTGGTGGTGCTGCCGAGCATGTGGTTTGGCCGGCGCGTGCGCAAGCTCTCGCGCGCCAGCCAGGACCGCGTGGCCGATTCGAGCGCGATCGCGGCCGAGGTGCTCAACGCGATCCCCATCGTGCAGAGCTACACGGCGGAAGACCGCGAGGCGCGGCGTTTCGCCGACGCGACCGAACACGCCTTCAGTACCGCCGTGCGCCGCAGCCGCGCGCGCTCCGGGCTGGTGGCGTTCATCATCATCAGCACGGCCGCTCTGCTGCTGTGGGGCCTGTACCAGGGCACGCAGGCGGTGATCGCTGGCGACATCAGCGCCGGACACCTGGGTCAGACCGTTGTCTACATCATCATCCTGGCCGGGGCGGTGGCGGTGCTGGGCGAGGTCTATGGCGACCTGCTGCGCGCCGCGGGCGCGAGCGAGCGGCTGATGGAGCTGCTGAGCCTGGAGTCGCCGGTGCAGTCACCCGCCCAGCCGGTGGCCGCGGCCCAGCCGCAAGGCGGCAGCGCGCTGGTGTTCGACCGGCTCACCTTCCACTACCCGTCGCGCCCCGCGCAGGCGGCGCTGGCCGACTTCAGCCTGGCGGTGAAACCGGGGCAGACGGTGGCGCTGGTGGGGCCGAGCGGCGCGGGCAAGAGCACGGTGTTTGGCCTGCTGCTGCGCTACTACGACCCGGCCTCGGGCCGCATCGCGCTGGACGGCGTGCCCATCGACCAGCTGAGCCTGCACGAGCTGCGCTCACGCATCGGCATCGTGCCGCAGGACCCGGTGATCTTCTCGACCAGCGCGCTGGAAAACATCCGCTACGGCAAGCCGGGCGCGAACGACGACGAGGTGCGCGCCGCAGCGCATGCGGCCTTTGCGGACGAGTTCATCTCGAAACTGCCCGAGGGCTATGACACCTTTCTGGGCGAACGCGGCGTGCGTCTCTCGGGCGGGCAGCGCCAGCGCATCGCGATCGCGCGCGCCATGTTGAAAAACCCGCCGCTGCTGTTGCTGGACGAAGCCACCAGCGCGCTGGACGCGCAGAGCGAGCGCATGGTGCAGGCGGCGCTGGAGTCGGCCATGAAAGACCGCACCACCCTCGTGATCGCCCACCGCCTGGCCACGGTGCAGCAGGCCGACCACATCGTGGTGCTGGACCATGGTCGGCTGGTGGAGCAAGGCACGCACACCGCGCTGGTAGCGCACGGTGGCGTCTATGCCGGGCTGGCGGCGTTGCAATTCAACGCCTGA
- a CDS encoding dipeptide ABC transporter ATP-binding protein: MTATPMIAPTAPVMQAESLTRHYGVSQGFMKPKVTVKALVDVSFTLTAGQTLAVVGESGCGKSTLARQLTLIEPPTGGRLQVGDEWVTPGDRAQYKRLRSQVQMVFQNPYASLNPRQKIGHQIGEPLLLNTPLSAAERKDKVLESLKRVGLRPEHYDRYAHMFSGGQRQRIAIARAMVLQPKILVADEPTSALDVSIQAQVLNLFMDLQEQLQTAYVFVSHNLAVVEHIANDVMVMYLGRVVEAGPKATIFANALHPYTLALLSATPSIDPAQRQKKIKIHGELPSPLNPPTGCAFHKRCPKADARCSSELPLLRPLEGRQVACHHV; encoded by the coding sequence ATGACCGCCACCCCGATGATTGCGCCCACGGCCCCGGTGATGCAGGCCGAATCGCTGACGCGCCACTACGGCGTGTCGCAGGGCTTCATGAAACCCAAGGTCACGGTCAAGGCCCTGGTCGACGTGTCGTTCACGCTCACCGCCGGCCAGACCCTGGCCGTGGTGGGCGAGTCCGGCTGCGGCAAGAGCACGCTGGCGCGCCAGCTCACCCTGATCGAGCCGCCCACCGGCGGACGGCTGCAGGTCGGTGACGAATGGGTGACGCCCGGCGACCGCGCGCAATACAAGCGCCTGCGCAGCCAGGTGCAGATGGTGTTCCAGAACCCCTACGCCTCGCTCAACCCGCGCCAGAAGATCGGCCACCAGATCGGTGAGCCCCTGCTGCTCAACACGCCCCTGAGCGCGGCCGAGCGCAAGGACAAGGTGCTGGAGAGTCTGAAGCGCGTGGGCCTGCGCCCTGAGCACTACGACCGCTACGCCCACATGTTTTCCGGCGGCCAGCGCCAGCGCATCGCGATTGCGCGCGCCATGGTGCTGCAGCCGAAGATCCTGGTGGCCGACGAGCCGACTTCGGCGCTCGACGTGTCGATCCAGGCCCAGGTGCTCAACCTGTTCATGGACCTGCAGGAGCAGCTGCAGACGGCCTACGTGTTCGTCTCGCACAACCTCGCGGTGGTGGAGCACATCGCCAACGATGTGATGGTGATGTACCTGGGCCGTGTGGTCGAAGCGGGCCCGAAGGCCACGATCTTCGCCAACGCGCTGCACCCGTACACCCTGGCCCTGCTGTCGGCCACACCGTCCATCGACCCGGCGCAGCGCCAGAAGAAGATCAAGATCCACGGCGAGCTGCCCAGCCCGCTGAACCCGCCCACCGGCTGTGCGTTTCACAAGCGCTGTCCGAAGGCGGATGCTCGGTGTTCGAGTGAGCTGCCACTGCTGCGGCCTTTGGAAGGGCGGCAGGTGGCTTGCCACCACGTTTGA